Proteins encoded together in one Anaerococcus murdochii window:
- a CDS encoding D-alanyl-D-alanine carboxypeptidase family protein, with protein MKYKYKIASLALAIFMFFMPVSLATSQNKIVGLDENVKAYLIGNEENGEVYYEKNADEPRPMASLSKLMTFLVTKEAIDRGDISLDTKVKADKEAEKLTTWEYSALGVKEGETYTVDELLKGLIAVSGNDCAYLLANTVSVSEPAFAREMNEKAKELDLESQVYYNSSGIETEDGYQNTSSARDLFKLTQYILKNHPEILDYSAIREIKDPARDIDKKSTIPLMDEIKGVDGLKTGTTNDAGYCLVSTIDMKELDDKDDFRSIGVVMGADQKDTRDKVMSDLIYYVSKYFSTKTVLDSNVPIKSIKDVTVKQGYIDLYPKEDIKMIVKEGENPTIKYNIKDDVKAPIKENQDMGEVEISYKDESHNVGLFSKKALDKASLFTRVVRTIKDSCDFLLKTVIAR; from the coding sequence ATGAAATACAAATACAAGATAGCAAGTCTAGCTTTGGCAATTTTTATGTTTTTTATGCCTGTAAGCCTTGCAACTAGCCAAAATAAAATAGTAGGTCTTGATGAGAATGTCAAAGCCTACCTTATAGGAAATGAAGAAAATGGCGAAGTTTATTACGAAAAAAATGCAGATGAGCCAAGACCAATGGCATCTTTGAGTAAACTCATGACTTTTCTTGTGACCAAGGAAGCTATTGATAGGGGTGACATTTCCTTAGATACAAAAGTTAAGGCTGATAAGGAAGCAGAAAAATTAACCACATGGGAATATTCTGCCCTAGGTGTAAAAGAAGGCGAGACCTATACAGTTGATGAGCTCTTAAAAGGCCTAATAGCTGTATCTGGTAATGACTGTGCATATCTTTTGGCTAACACTGTATCAGTCTCAGAGCCAGCCTTTGCAAGGGAAATGAATGAAAAAGCAAAAGAACTTGACCTAGAAAGCCAAGTGTATTATAATTCTAGTGGGATAGAAACAGAAGATGGTTATCAAAATACTTCTTCTGCTAGAGACTTATTTAAGTTGACCCAATATATACTTAAAAACCATCCTGAAATCTTAGATTATTCGGCAATTAGGGAAATAAAAGATCCCGCCAGAGATATAGACAAGAAATCAACTATTCCTCTTATGGATGAAATCAAGGGAGTTGATGGTCTAAAGACTGGTACAACCAATGATGCTGGATATTGCCTAGTTTCAACAATCGACATGAAAGAACTTGACGATAAGGATGATTTTAGGTCCATAGGTGTTGTTATGGGTGCAGACCAAAAAGACACCAGGGACAAGGTTATGAGTGACCTTATTTATTACGTATCAAAATATTTTTCTACAAAAACAGTCCTAGATTCAAATGTACCTATTAAATCTATAAAAGATGTGACTGTTAAACAGGGATATATAGACCTTTATCCAAAAGAAGATATAAAAATGATCGTAAAAGAAGGCGAAAATCCTACAATAAAGTATAATATAAAAGACGATGTAAAAGCGCCTATAAAAGAAAACCAAGATATGGGAGAAGTGGAGATTTCCTATAAGGATGAAAGCCACAATGTCGGCTTGTTTTCAAAGAAGGCTCTTGATAAGGCTAGTCTTTTTACAAGGGTTGTAAGAACTATAAAAGATTCTTGTGACTTTTTATTAAAGACAGTAATAGCAAGATAA
- a CDS encoding aminoglycoside 6-adenylyltransferase, whose translation MRNDISQKIKDYAKTNPAIESIFYVKRQNNDEFYRIYTVVNEVIIAKLEEEFAGLFDDLIFVNRVKEKSELDKNKFSFTTIDLYKMDNIKISESIISSDVAKDFIKTLPADIEFLYNKPGSDALLPNKDFAYSPVKEYEFSQTVKNFFASAIEVSLYLNQNNGLAAAIKMEDVRSELSKMLRIYVVNKFKGARDIGKDGSEFVHTLVKEYKDDFEDTFHDINPLNIYNSLFKACILFRKVGMAEAEDLGFEYDRQTDVKTLKLLRNNYKKLESFLN comes from the coding sequence ATGAGGAATGATATTTCGCAAAAAATTAAAGATTATGCAAAGACAAACCCAGCCATAGAGTCTATTTTTTATGTAAAAAGGCAAAATAATGACGAATTTTATAGGATTTATACAGTTGTCAATGAGGTAATTATAGCCAAACTCGAAGAAGAGTTTGCAGGACTTTTTGATGACCTAATCTTTGTAAATAGGGTTAAGGAGAAAAGCGAACTCGACAAAAACAAGTTTTCTTTTACAACCATCGACCTTTACAAGATGGACAATATTAAGATTTCCGAGTCGATAATAAGTAGCGATGTGGCTAAAGACTTTATAAAGACTCTCCCAGCTGATATTGAGTTTTTATATAACAAACCAGGTTCTGATGCACTTCTGCCAAACAAAGATTTTGCCTATAGCCCTGTCAAAGAATACGAATTTAGCCAAACAGTTAAAAACTTTTTTGCATCTGCTATAGAAGTTTCTCTATATTTAAACCAAAACAATGGGCTTGCTGCAGCCATCAAGATGGAAGATGTAAGAAGTGAGCTTTCTAAGATGCTTAGGATCTATGTTGTAAATAAGTTTAAGGGAGCAAGAGATATTGGAAAGGATGGCAGCGAATTTGTCCATACTCTTGTTAAGGAATACAAGGACGATTTTGAAGATACTTTCCACGATATAAACCCACTTAATATTTATAACAGCCTCTTTAAGGCCTGCATACTTTTTAGAAAAGTGGGAATGGCTGAGGCAGAAGATTTGGGTTTTGAATACGATAGACAAACTGATGTAAAGACATTGAAGCTTTTAAGAAATAATTACAAAAAGCTTGAATCCTTTCTAAACTAG
- a CDS encoding NUDIX hydrolase: MKYLQVDDEFLSRLKSFAVFIPLIEIDGKDHILFEVRSDIVSQPGEVSFPGGRVECGEDFKEAAIRETMEELNLNRREITYLGYSSMILTSNYRHVKSFYGRINKNLSEIKYNKEVESIFTVDLDFFKNNPPISYRAPYKMDFPKDFPFDKIPNGKDYKFQTGYNEMFFYDTKPVIWGLTAKMLKNFIESWSKNEE; this comes from the coding sequence ATGAAATATTTACAAGTAGATGACGAATTTTTATCTAGGTTAAAATCCTTCGCTGTTTTTATTCCCCTAATAGAGATTGACGGCAAGGACCATATTTTATTTGAAGTAAGAAGTGACATAGTTAGCCAACCTGGTGAGGTTTCTTTTCCTGGTGGTAGAGTAGAATGTGGCGAAGATTTTAAGGAAGCCGCCATAAGAGAGACTATGGAAGAATTAAATCTTAATCGCCGAGAAATAACATATTTAGGTTATTCTTCTATGATTCTTACATCTAATTACAGGCATGTAAAAAGTTTTTATGGTAGGATTAATAAAAATTTGTCAGAAATAAAGTATAATAAGGAAGTAGAGTCGATTTTTACGGTCGATCTTGACTTTTTTAAAAATAATCCGCCCATATCCTACAGGGCGCCTTATAAGATGGATTTTCCAAAAGATTTTCCTTTTGATAAAATCCCGAATGGCAAGGATTATAAATTTCAAACCGGATACAATGAAATGTTTTTCTATGATACCAAGCCTGTAATTTGGGGCTTGACCGCAAAAATGCTAAAAAACTTTATAGAAAGTTGGAGTAAAAATGAGGAATGA
- the mscL gene encoding large conductance mechanosensitive channel protein MscL, with amino-acid sequence MFKEFKEFIARGNVLDMAIGIIMGSAFTAIVTSVVDDLLMPIIAGLTAGVNYEDLVISIGGATLKIGNLINAIISFIIIAFVLFLIVKSLNGLHKKKEEPVVETEKTCPYCKSKIDIEATRCPKCTSKLENYSNELE; translated from the coding sequence ATGTTTAAAGAATTTAAGGAATTTATTGCCCGTGGCAATGTATTAGATATGGCCATAGGTATTATTATGGGTTCAGCCTTTACAGCTATTGTAACTAGTGTAGTTGATGATCTTTTAATGCCAATTATAGCAGGCCTTACAGCAGGAGTTAACTATGAAGACCTTGTTATAAGCATAGGAGGAGCAACTCTTAAAATTGGTAATCTTATTAATGCAATTATTTCATTTATAATTATTGCCTTCGTTTTATTTTTGATTGTTAAATCTCTTAACGGTCTTCATAAAAAGAAGGAAGAACCAGTAGTAGAAACAGAAAAAACTTGCCCATACTGCAAGAGCAAAATTGATATAGAAGCAACTAGGTGTCCAAAGTGTACATCTAAGCTTGAAAATTACTCAAACGAATTAGAATAA
- the topA gene encoding type I DNA topoisomerase, with amino-acid sequence MAKNLVIVESPTKARSISKMLGRNYKVKATVGHLRDLPKSKFGVDIENDFEPEYIKVRGRAKTINELKKEAESADKVYLATDPDREGEAISWHLEYLLDLDPNENNRVEFHEITKNNVLNAMKNPRKIDKNLVDAQQARRVMDRIVGYEISPILWKRVKSGLSAGRVQSVALKLIVDRQKEIDDFIPEEYWTITAKHKYDGIDFESEFYGSKSKKMKVSNESGAQKVLDKIDKDNFKLDTIAKTKRKRRPYAPYTTSTLQQDASNRLGFSTKFTMQLAQQLYEGIDIGKEGTVGLISYMRTDATRISKEIVGESLKYIKEKYGAEYAGRGNTYSGKKKGSQDAHEAIRPTSIFRDPISIKTYLTDQQYKLYKLIWSRVVASQMADYEYLSTQINFDNNGLIFRANGKITLFDGFNKLYGNLDSENNLPDLKEGQVIGAEKITKDQHFTNPPARYTEASLVKTLEEFGIGRPSTYSATINQIMSRNYVELDGRSIYPTELGKTVNEFLQENFDDVINVEFTADMENQLDRIAEDQVFWKDVLRNFYKDFSKDMAAVKKDTTDYKVKDKVLDEKCPKCGKPLAIKHGRNGKFIGCTGFPDCDFTKSIIKTTGVKCPKCKDGEIIERVSKRGKRFYGCSTYPKCDYALWDPPTGEKCPECGSLLVHKKNRKTDEIRCSECDYVKVKKR; translated from the coding sequence TTGGCTAAAAATCTAGTAATAGTAGAGTCGCCTACCAAGGCTAGGTCAATTTCAAAAATGCTTGGAAGGAACTATAAGGTAAAGGCAACTGTTGGCCACCTTAGGGACCTACCAAAAAGCAAGTTTGGTGTTGACATAGAAAATGACTTTGAACCTGAATACATAAAGGTCAGAGGTAGGGCGAAAACTATTAACGAGTTAAAAAAAGAAGCGGAAAGTGCTGACAAGGTTTATCTGGCGACAGACCCGGATAGGGAAGGTGAAGCCATTTCTTGGCACCTTGAATACCTACTAGACCTTGATCCAAATGAAAATAACAGGGTGGAATTTCACGAAATAACCAAAAATAATGTCCTAAATGCCATGAAAAACCCTAGAAAAATCGACAAAAATCTTGTTGATGCCCAACAGGCTAGGAGGGTCATGGACAGGATTGTGGGTTATGAAATAAGTCCAATTCTATGGAAGAGGGTCAAATCAGGCCTTTCTGCAGGCCGTGTCCAATCTGTTGCCCTAAAACTAATTGTTGATAGGCAAAAAGAAATTGATGATTTTATACCAGAAGAATATTGGACTATTACTGCCAAACACAAATACGATGGCATAGATTTTGAATCTGAATTTTATGGATCAAAATCCAAAAAAATGAAGGTTTCAAATGAGTCTGGTGCCCAAAAAGTTTTGGATAAGATTGATAAGGATAATTTTAAACTCGATACAATTGCCAAAACTAAGAGAAAAAGACGTCCTTATGCCCCATATACAACCTCAACCCTCCAACAGGATGCATCAAACAGACTTGGTTTTTCAACCAAATTTACCATGCAACTTGCCCAACAACTTTACGAAGGTATTGATATTGGAAAAGAGGGAACTGTCGGTCTAATATCCTACATGAGAACAGATGCGACTAGGATTTCTAAGGAAATTGTGGGCGAATCATTGAAATATATCAAGGAAAAATACGGGGCAGAATACGCAGGACGTGGCAATACCTATTCTGGCAAGAAAAAAGGCAGCCAAGACGCCCATGAGGCAATCAGGCCTACATCCATATTTAGAGACCCAATTTCAATCAAAACTTACCTAACAGACCAACAATACAAGCTCTATAAGCTAATCTGGTCAAGGGTAGTAGCAAGCCAAATGGCTGATTATGAATATCTATCAACCCAAATAAATTTTGACAATAATGGCTTAATTTTTAGGGCAAATGGAAAGATTACACTTTTTGATGGTTTCAATAAATTATATGGCAACCTAGATAGTGAAAATAATTTGCCAGACCTTAAGGAAGGCCAAGTCATAGGTGCAGAAAAAATCACCAAAGACCAACACTTTACAAATCCACCAGCAAGGTACACAGAAGCATCTCTTGTAAAAACCTTGGAGGAATTTGGCATAGGCAGGCCTTCAACTTATTCTGCAACCATAAACCAAATCATGTCCAGAAACTATGTCGAACTTGACGGCAGGTCAATCTATCCGACAGAGTTAGGAAAGACTGTGAATGAATTTTTGCAGGAAAATTTTGACGATGTAATAAACGTAGAATTTACTGCAGATATGGAAAACCAACTCGACAGGATTGCCGAAGACCAAGTTTTTTGGAAAGATGTTTTGAGAAATTTCTATAAAGATTTTTCTAAGGATATGGCTGCTGTCAAAAAAGATACAACTGACTATAAGGTTAAAGACAAGGTCCTTGATGAAAAATGTCCAAAATGCGGCAAGCCTCTTGCTATTAAACATGGTAGGAACGGCAAGTTTATAGGTTGCACTGGTTTTCCTGATTGTGACTTTACAAAGTCTATAATAAAGACAACTGGAGTTAAGTGTCCTAAGTGTAAAGATGGGGAAATTATCGAAAGAGTATCCAAAAGAGGAAAGAGATTTTACGGTTGTTCGACCTATCCAAAATGCGATTACGCCCTTTGGGATCCGCCAACAGGTGAGAAATGCCCAGAATGTGGCAGCCTTTTAGTCCATAAGAAAAATAGAAAAACAGACGAAATCAGATGTTCTGAATGTGATTATGTAAAAGTAAAGAAAAGATAA
- the dprA gene encoding DNA-processing protein DprA, whose amino-acid sequence MDKREILLYLNYININNRTILDIFENTNLDNFFERGRLDYSFLNDGNYDRIFNPKNLEDFKAYREKVAKLGVDFVTILDESYPENLKYIDDRPAVLYYKGRLDALRDSKSIAFVGARKCTDYGKWACKNLAGSIAQAGLTTVSGLAYGIDAMCHKATLEVGGRTIGVIGCGIDQVYPKANKFLYEKIEEEGLILSEFPLETPPIGYNFPRRNRIISGISLATVVIEAKEKSGTMITTRCALDQGKEVFAVPGNINSIYSKGTNKLIQDGSKLILCAEDILEELDYLLDKKVPKQPIDYSALDKDEVSVVRYIETNPNASPDDLALNLDLSIDVINFLLTSLELKNIIENIGNNEFTIKE is encoded by the coding sequence ATGGATAAGAGAGAAATTTTATTATACCTAAATTACATAAATATTAATAATAGAACCATCCTAGATATTTTTGAAAATACGAATTTGGATAATTTTTTCGAAAGGGGAAGGCTAGATTATTCCTTCCTTAACGATGGGAATTACGATAGGATTTTTAATCCAAAAAACCTTGAGGATTTCAAAGCTTATAGGGAAAAAGTTGCTAAGCTTGGTGTTGACTTTGTGACAATCCTAGATGAATCTTATCCAGAGAATTTAAAATACATAGACGATAGACCTGCGGTTTTGTATTATAAGGGAAGGCTCGATGCCCTTCGTGATAGCAAGTCCATCGCCTTTGTCGGGGCAAGAAAGTGCACAGATTACGGCAAGTGGGCCTGCAAAAATTTGGCCGGATCAATTGCCCAGGCAGGCCTAACAACTGTTTCTGGCTTGGCCTATGGTATTGATGCCATGTGCCACAAGGCGACTTTGGAAGTTGGCGGCAGGACCATTGGAGTAATCGGCTGTGGAATTGATCAGGTATATCCCAAGGCAAATAAATTTTTGTATGAAAAAATCGAAGAAGAAGGATTGATTTTGTCAGAATTTCCCCTAGAAACTCCACCTATTGGCTATAATTTCCCAAGGAGAAATAGGATTATTTCTGGAATTTCCCTGGCAACTGTGGTGATAGAAGCCAAGGAAAAATCAGGAACCATGATTACAACCAGGTGTGCCCTAGACCAAGGCAAGGAAGTTTTTGCTGTGCCTGGAAATATCAATTCAATTTACTCAAAAGGGACAAATAAGCTAATCCAAGATGGCTCAAAGCTTATTTTGTGTGCTGAAGATATACTTGAAGAACTCGATTATCTTTTGGATAAAAAAGTACCTAAACAACCTATTGATTATTCTGCACTTGATAAAGATGAAGTTAGTGTAGTAAGATATATTGAGACAAATCCAAATGCCAGTCCTGATGACTTGGCACTTAACTTAGATTTAAGCATAGATGTGATAAACTTTTTACTGACAAGTTTAGAACTTAAGAACATAATTGAAAATATAGGAAATAATGAGTTTACAATAAAGGAGTGA
- a CDS encoding YraN family protein, with product MTIKRQVGDFGEEITAEYLEKNGYRILDRNYSKPFGEIDIIAIKDDLIAFVEVKTRKSDAFAYAAEAVDFYKQQRIRRASQAYLMEKNMSDFLMTFDIAEVYLDTRKINYIENAF from the coding sequence ATGACGATAAAAAGACAAGTCGGCGATTTTGGTGAGGAAATCACTGCCGAATACTTAGAAAAAAATGGTTATAGGATCCTTGATAGGAATTATTCCAAACCCTTTGGAGAAATTGATATAATCGCCATCAAGGATGATTTGATTGCCTTTGTTGAGGTTAAGACTCGAAAGTCAGATGCCTTTGCCTATGCGGCCGAGGCTGTAGATTTCTATAAGCAGCAGAGGATAAGAAGGGCGAGCCAGGCCTATCTAATGGAAAAAAATATGTCGGATTTTTTGATGACCTTTGATATTGCCGAAGTTTACCTAGATACAAGAAAGATAAATTACATAGAAAATGCTTTTTGA
- a CDS encoding ribonuclease HII, producing MKYSEYNDQIKKEIYEKYDHICGIDEVGRGPLAGPVVTCAVIMKKDSHIDGVTDSKKLSRKKMLDLKEKILAEAIAVSYGYANSRKIDQINIRQATLGAMKDALENLEIQPDIVLIDAERIDTDLPQLNIVKGDLNEYAISCASILAKVRRDDIMINFSKIYPGYGFETNFGYGTKAHYEGLEKYGETPIHRQSFLRKFHERQLSFI from the coding sequence ATGAAATATTCTGAATATAATGACCAAATAAAAAAAGAAATATATGAAAAATACGACCACATATGTGGAATTGACGAGGTCGGCAGGGGTCCTCTGGCAGGTCCTGTTGTGACCTGTGCAGTCATTATGAAAAAAGATTCTCACATAGATGGAGTGACTGATTCCAAGAAATTAAGCCGCAAGAAAATGCTCGATCTAAAGGAAAAAATTTTGGCAGAAGCCATCGCTGTTTCTTATGGCTATGCCAATTCCAGAAAAATCGATCAAATAAATATCAGACAGGCGACTCTAGGAGCCATGAAAGATGCCCTAGAAAATTTGGAAATCCAACCAGATATTGTCCTAATTGATGCGGAAAGGATTGATACAGACCTTCCTCAATTAAATATTGTAAAGGGCGACTTAAACGAATACGCTATTTCTTGTGCTTCGATTTTGGCAAAGGTCAGACGAGATGATATTATGATAAATTTTTCTAAAATCTACCCGGGTTATGGTTTTGAAACAAATTTTGGCTATGGAACAAAGGCTCATTATGAAGGCCTTGAAAAATACGGAGAAACTCCTATTCATAGGCAAAGTTTTTTGAGAAAATTTCACGAAAGGCAGCTATCATTTATATGA
- the ylqF gene encoding ribosome biogenesis GTPase YlqF: MALNINWYPGHMKKTKEEIEKNLKLVDIVLEIIDARIPESSRNPMLDDILADKPRMIIMNKSDLADPKENQKWINKFKNDGIVALPMNSKERINVGKIYDIARDILADKFKKHEEKDIDNPIIRMMIVGVPNSGKSTFINNVAQRKGARVGNRPGVTQTKQWIKTNSNLQLLDTPGVLWPKFDDRTGLHLSYTNAIKDEILNIEDLTLYFIRELAEEYPENLKERYGVDPNAQAIDIYEAIAKKRGAIIAGGDFDYTRTATIILNDFRTGKLGRITLEKL, from the coding sequence ATGGCACTAAATATAAATTGGTATCCTGGTCATATGAAAAAGACCAAGGAGGAAATTGAAAAAAATCTAAAGCTGGTTGACATAGTTTTAGAAATTATAGATGCGAGGATTCCAGAATCTTCGAGAAATCCAATGCTTGATGATATTTTGGCTGATAAGCCAAGGATGATTATTATGAATAAATCGGACCTTGCAGATCCAAAGGAAAATCAAAAGTGGATTAATAAGTTTAAAAACGATGGGATTGTGGCTTTACCAATGAATTCTAAAGAGAGAATCAATGTAGGCAAAATTTATGATATAGCAAGGGATATCCTTGCAGATAAGTTTAAAAAACATGAGGAAAAAGACATTGACAATCCTATAATAAGGATGATGATTGTTGGTGTACCAAATTCTGGCAAATCTACCTTTATAAATAATGTAGCCCAAAGGAAAGGTGCGAGAGTCGGCAACCGTCCAGGTGTGACCCAAACCAAACAGTGGATAAAGACAAATTCTAATTTGCAACTTCTTGATACTCCAGGTGTGCTTTGGCCAAAATTTGATGATAGGACAGGTCTTCACTTATCCTACACCAACGCCATCAAAGATGAAATCCTAAATATAGAGGATTTGACACTTTATTTTATTAGAGAATTGGCAGAAGAATATCCGGAGAATCTCAAAGAAAGGTACGGAGTTGACCCAAATGCCCAAGCAATCGACATTTACGAAGCTATCGCCAAAAAGCGTGGTGCAATTATTGCTGGCGGAGATTTTGATTACACAAGGACAGCGACTATCATCCTAAACGATTTTAGGACAGGTAAACTTGGAAGAATTACCCTAGAAAAACTATGA
- the rplS gene encoding 50S ribosomal protein L19 produces the protein MDLIKKIESENLREENFDFNVGDTVRISYRIKEGDKTRLQDFEGTVIYISEGGVGKTFTVRRISYGVGVERTFLYHNPRIEKLVVTRRGKVRRAKLTYLRERQGKAAKVKEKTNY, from the coding sequence ATGGATTTAATCAAAAAAATAGAAAGTGAAAACCTACGTGAAGAAAACTTTGACTTTAATGTAGGTGATACAGTAAGAATAAGCTACAGAATCAAAGAAGGCGACAAGACAAGACTTCAAGACTTTGAAGGAACTGTAATCTACATCAGCGAAGGCGGCGTAGGCAAGACATTTACAGTAAGAAGAATCTCTTACGGTGTAGGTGTAGAAAGAACCTTCCTATACCACAACCCAAGAATAGAAAAACTAGTAGTAACCAGACGCGGTAAGGTAAGAAGAGCTAAGCTAACCTACCTAAGAGAACGTCAAGGTAAGGCTGCTAAAGTTAAAGAAAAAACAAATTATTAA
- the trmD gene encoding tRNA (guanosine(37)-N1)-methyltransferase TrmD yields the protein MNKVTLLTLFPESFDFLRTYGVIGKAIENKKLELEIVDMRDFANNKHNHVDDTVYGGAAGMLIRPQVIYDALLSVKTAKSKVAFMSATGKVLDQKLAIDFASIEHLIIICGHYEGIDARITNHYVDYEISIGDYVLTGGEIPAMVLIDSMARFIDGVVGKEESLVTDSHYNILLQQDEYTKPRVFNGYHVPSELVSGDHKKIAAWNKNNAIEKTKRVRPDLYEKYLREESKDGFNQKNRK from the coding sequence ATGAATAAGGTAACACTCCTGACCCTATTTCCAGAATCCTTTGATTTTTTAAGGACCTATGGGGTAATAGGTAAGGCGATCGAAAATAAAAAACTAGAACTCGAAATAGTGGATATGAGAGATTTTGCAAACAACAAGCACAATCACGTCGACGATACAGTATACGGCGGGGCAGCCGGTATGCTAATTAGACCTCAAGTAATATATGACGCCCTATTATCAGTCAAAACAGCCAAGTCTAAAGTAGCCTTTATGTCGGCTACAGGAAAAGTTTTAGATCAGAAGTTAGCAATCGACTTTGCGAGTATTGAACATTTGATAATAATATGCGGTCATTATGAAGGCATCGACGCAAGAATAACCAACCACTATGTAGACTATGAAATATCCATAGGCGATTATGTCCTAACAGGCGGAGAAATCCCAGCTATGGTCCTAATAGATTCCATGGCAAGGTTCATAGACGGAGTTGTAGGCAAGGAAGAGTCACTAGTAACAGATTCTCACTATAATATATTGTTGCAACAAGATGAATACACCAAGCCAAGAGTTTTCAATGGCTACCACGTACCAAGCGAACTTGTAAGTGGGGACCACAAAAAAATCGCAGCTTGGAATAAAAATAATGCAATAGAAAAAACAAAAAGAGTAAGACCAGACTTATACGAAAAGTACTTACGAGAGGAGAGCAAAGATGGATTTAATCAAAAAAATAGAAAGTGA
- the rimM gene encoding ribosome maturation factor RimM (Essential for efficient processing of 16S rRNA) translates to MRISVGEIVKAQGIRGEVKVRSLSDNEERFKIGSKLFIGDEIVTIKRSYKQKAMLILGFEEYDNINDILKFVGKDLTIDEKDLGKLAEDEVYIKDLIGLKVICDGQNVGEIVDVISGVYPNDVYVIKTDGGEVLLPAIKNTIKKIDTEEKIIEVENFSDYE, encoded by the coding sequence ATGAGGATCTCAGTAGGAGAGATTGTAAAAGCCCAAGGAATTAGGGGAGAAGTCAAGGTAAGAAGCCTAAGCGATAATGAAGAAAGATTCAAAATTGGATCAAAACTTTTTATAGGAGACGAAATTGTAACTATAAAAAGATCATATAAGCAAAAAGCGATGCTTATTCTAGGCTTTGAAGAATATGATAATATCAACGACATCCTTAAATTTGTGGGCAAAGACCTAACCATAGATGAAAAAGATTTGGGAAAACTTGCTGAAGATGAAGTCTACATCAAGGACCTAATTGGTCTAAAAGTAATCTGCGATGGGCAAAATGTGGGTGAAATCGTAGATGTAATTTCAGGCGTCTATCCAAATGACGTTTATGTTATAAAAACAGATGGCGGCGAAGTTTTGCTTCCTGCAATCAAAAATACAATCAAAAAAATTGATACTGAAGAAAAAATAATTGAAGTAGAAAATTTTAGTGACTATGAATAA
- a CDS encoding KH domain-containing protein, with translation MKDLVELIVKELVTDKEAVEIVEDREGSEVNILIKVAEEDKGRVIGVRGNIINSIRTIARSAAIKENVKVNIKI, from the coding sequence ATGAAAGATTTAGTAGAATTAATCGTTAAAGAATTAGTAACAGACAAAGAAGCTGTAGAAATTGTAGAAGATCGTGAAGGCAGTGAGGTTAATATTTTAATCAAGGTTGCCGAAGAAGACAAAGGTAGGGTAATAGGAGTTAGGGGCAATATTATAAACTCCATTAGAACTATCGCAAGAAGTGCAGCTATAAAGGAAAATGTTAAGGTAAACATAAAAATATGA
- the rpsP gene encoding 30S ribosomal protein S16: MAVKIRLKRLGQKKKPFYRVVVADSRRARDGRFIEEIGYYNPVSEPKVFKVDNEKAKQWIKNGAQPTSIVEKLFKDNDVLA; this comes from the coding sequence ATGGCAGTAAAAATTAGATTAAAAAGATTAGGACAAAAGAAAAAACCATTCTACAGAGTGGTAGTAGCAGACTCTAGAAGAGCTAGAGATGGTAGATTTATCGAAGAAATCGGTTATTACAACCCAGTTTCTGAACCAAAAGTATTTAAAGTTGACAACGAAAAAGCTAAACAATGGATTAAAAACGGTGCTCAACCAACATCTATTGTAGAAAAGCTATTCAAAGACAATGATGTATTAGCATAA